Proteins from a genomic interval of Xanthomonas sp. AM6:
- a CDS encoding XVIPCD domain-containing protein yields MATANAQLQTALASFSSQPGMTPDQEAQLRAALSVDQDLVERLNQQAASGHLNGFALSPSGADSLIGSYDKSSGIVTLPALQAGPAAAADLRAALRLQEMSIRFAHSTYIDGHQQSQAVTPDMVTNLQATINSSPALANEMKRAVTTIDSSNSRDRQQHMLLENFAPLSGTVAGGTFNPADKTMSIPPSTLGPSPSQFNRHNAVDLTFVLGHETQHAFNQVSMAPAYRQFDEAAKAIARDDNPINDYTVPIENLVESNRQDEAKAQISGWNALLDRVRQHDPAANLTTMMNVPSNRMKDFVKPDPSNPGQAQARPGLSFDADGSLPMTPENIATQGRYYFDKAARGTPGLPLDQTTSIGFHGDSDYPNYYGAGAVSRAIAIDRAYAHPVGGVAPQMHLNMQRLHFNETLLEHNGITLPQATATTPQAYWDTSTTPPTSGLLQHTRDSHQHISPTPELDPPQAGRAQPGDPGHPNTPLFEKIRDGVRGLDQQAGKPWDENSERLSASLLLLAGEKGFTAKDDLKIAANTPTATLGSGEVVHLWRTGHPSPDPAAHRAHMPMQEALAVPAEQRFVQLDVMQQQARTEELQRSQQQETVQAQSAPVRSM; encoded by the coding sequence ATGGCAACCGCAAATGCACAATTGCAGACTGCATTGGCAAGTTTTTCCAGCCAGCCGGGCATGACGCCTGATCAAGAGGCGCAATTGCGAGCAGCGCTCTCGGTCGATCAAGACCTTGTAGAACGCCTAAATCAACAAGCTGCCAGTGGCCACCTCAATGGATTCGCATTAAGTCCGAGCGGCGCAGACTCGTTGATTGGCTCTTACGACAAGTCGTCCGGCATCGTGACCCTGCCGGCACTCCAGGCCGGACCAGCCGCAGCCGCCGATTTGCGCGCTGCATTGCGCCTGCAGGAAATGAGCATACGCTTCGCTCATAGCACCTACATCGATGGCCATCAACAAAGCCAGGCCGTGACGCCGGACATGGTCACCAACCTGCAAGCGACCATCAACAGTTCGCCGGCTTTGGCAAACGAAATGAAACGCGCTGTCACGACGATCGACAGCAGCAACAGCCGAGATAGACAGCAGCATATGCTGCTCGAGAATTTCGCACCGCTCAGCGGCACGGTCGCGGGCGGCACGTTCAATCCGGCAGACAAGACGATGAGCATTCCACCCAGCACGCTGGGACCATCGCCAAGCCAATTCAACCGGCATAACGCCGTCGACCTGACATTTGTACTGGGGCACGAAACCCAGCACGCCTTCAACCAAGTGTCGATGGCACCTGCTTACCGGCAGTTCGACGAAGCCGCCAAAGCGATTGCGAGAGACGACAACCCGATCAACGACTACACCGTACCGATCGAAAATTTGGTTGAGAGCAATCGCCAGGACGAAGCCAAAGCACAGATTTCAGGGTGGAACGCGTTGTTAGATAGGGTACGACAGCACGATCCTGCAGCGAACTTGACCACAATGATGAACGTCCCGAGCAATCGCATGAAGGACTTCGTCAAACCCGACCCATCCAATCCCGGCCAAGCCCAAGCACGACCGGGCTTGAGCTTCGACGCCGATGGCTCACTCCCGATGACACCGGAGAATATTGCCACGCAGGGACGCTATTACTTCGACAAAGCCGCAAGAGGCACCCCTGGCCTGCCGTTGGACCAGACGACCAGCATCGGCTTCCACGGCGATTCGGACTACCCCAATTACTACGGCGCCGGCGCCGTGAGCCGCGCGATTGCGATCGATCGCGCCTATGCGCACCCGGTCGGCGGCGTCGCGCCGCAAATGCACCTGAACATGCAGCGCCTGCATTTCAATGAGACCTTGCTGGAGCACAACGGCATCACCTTGCCACAGGCCACCGCGACTACCCCACAGGCGTACTGGGATACCAGCACTACCCCGCCAACCAGCGGCCTGCTGCAACACACCCGGGACTCGCACCAGCACATCAGTCCAACGCCGGAGCTTGATCCTCCGCAGGCAGGACGTGCCCAGCCGGGCGACCCTGGACATCCCAACACCCCCTTGTTCGAGAAGATCCGCGATGGCGTGCGCGGGCTGGATCAACAGGCCGGCAAACCGTGGGACGAGAACAGCGAACGGCTGAGCGCGAGCCTGTTGCTGTTGGCTGGCGAAAAGGGCTTCACGGCGAAGGACGACCTGAAGATCGCGGCCAACACGCCCACCGCTACCTTGGGCAGCGGCGAGGTGGTGCACCTGTGGCGCACCGGCCATCCATCGCCCGATCCCGCCGCGCACCGAGCGCACATGCCCATGCAGGAAGCGCTCGCGGTACCAGCGGAACAGCGCTTCGTACAACTGGATGTGATGCAACAGCAAGCCAGGACAGAGGAACTGCAGCGCAGCCAACAGCAAGAGACCGTGCAGGCGCAATCGGCGCCGGTGCGTTCGATGTAG
- a CDS encoding DEAD/DEAH box helicase family protein has protein sequence MNLHQEHHFEREICAHLAASGWLHEEGDADLFDRASGLFLPDLLAWIEATQPDSWQRLGKTHGPALPQVLAERLRKNLNERGTLDVVRRGVEMLGLREPLELAQFKPALAINPDIQARYAANRLRVVRQVRHSPNNSGDELDLVLFLNGIPVATAELKSDFTQSVDDAVDQYRFDRHPQPKGGVQEPLLGFPGGALVHFAVSQSEVMMTTRLAGTETSFLPFNRGNAGGAGNAPNPHGYATAYLWEEVWQRESWLDILHRYLIGKRDDKKQLASVIFPRYHQLDATRQLVTDVLANGAGGRYLIQHSAGSGKTNSIAWTAHFLADLHDKLHTKLFDSVLVVSDRTVLDAQLKEALFDFQRTTGVVASITNESGSKSAQLTQALKDGKKIIVCTIQTFPFALQAVQELAATEGKRFAVIADEAHSSQTGEAAVKLKQVLSAEEWAQLQDGGEVDTEALLAAQMEARASVKGLTYVAFTATPKAKTLELFGRKAEDGLPKPFHVYSMRQAIEEKFILDVLKNYTTYNLAFKLAHNGQEYDQLQVERSSALKGIMQWVRLHPYNIASKVQVVVEHFRENVQPLLGGKAKAMVVVGSRKEAVRWQKAIRSYIERQHYALGVLVAFSGEVNDPDSFPDAVAESNQLLNPGLRGRDIREVFKEPDYHLLLVANKFQTGFDQPLLCGMYVDKMLGGIQAVQTLSRLNRSYPGKDTTYVLDFVNDPAEILKAFRTYYKTAELASVTDPNQVYDLRAKLDAAGYYDSFEVERVARVEMDSAGTQKQLDAAIAPVADRLLKRYKALQQEKIESEARDDQKTAKAAKDQLDALILFKNDMGAYMRLYAFLGQIFDYGNTDIEKRFLFFRRLIPLLEFGRERDTVDLSKVVLTHHTLKGRGKQPMGLNQDGSYKLAPMDAVGSGSVQEKQQAYLVEIIEKVNGLFQGELTDDDQLVYVNGVIKGKLLENDTLVQQAGSNSKEQFANSPDLKEALMHAIMDAFEAHQTMSTQALDSERVRDGLKDILLGPAQLYEALRARSLSGEPPRLP, from the coding sequence ATGAATCTGCACCAGGAACACCATTTCGAGCGAGAGATCTGCGCGCACCTTGCGGCCAGTGGCTGGCTGCACGAGGAGGGCGATGCGGACTTGTTCGACCGAGCGAGCGGCTTGTTCCTGCCCGATCTGCTGGCATGGATCGAGGCGACGCAACCAGACAGCTGGCAGCGCCTGGGCAAGACGCACGGCCCCGCACTGCCGCAGGTGCTGGCTGAGCGCCTGCGCAAGAACCTCAACGAGCGCGGCACGTTGGATGTGGTGCGCCGCGGCGTGGAGATGCTGGGCTTGCGCGAGCCGCTGGAGCTGGCGCAGTTCAAGCCGGCACTCGCGATCAACCCGGACATCCAGGCCAGGTATGCGGCAAACCGGCTGCGTGTGGTGAGGCAGGTCCGCCATTCGCCTAACAATTCCGGTGACGAACTGGATCTGGTGCTGTTCCTCAACGGCATCCCGGTTGCCACCGCCGAGCTGAAGAGCGACTTCACCCAGAGCGTGGACGATGCCGTGGACCAATACCGATTCGACCGGCATCCGCAGCCTAAGGGAGGGGTGCAGGAGCCATTGCTGGGATTCCCTGGCGGCGCGCTGGTGCACTTTGCGGTGAGCCAGTCCGAGGTGATGATGACCACGCGGCTGGCGGGCACCGAAACCTCTTTCCTGCCGTTCAATCGCGGTAATGCCGGTGGCGCGGGCAACGCGCCCAATCCTCACGGCTACGCCACAGCTTACCTTTGGGAAGAAGTTTGGCAGCGCGAAAGCTGGCTGGACATCCTGCATCGTTATTTGATTGGCAAGCGCGACGACAAGAAGCAGCTGGCCAGCGTCATTTTTCCCCGCTATCACCAGCTGGATGCGACACGACAACTGGTCACCGATGTGCTTGCTAATGGCGCGGGTGGGCGTTATCTGATCCAGCATTCGGCCGGTTCGGGCAAAACAAACTCCATCGCCTGGACCGCGCACTTCCTGGCGGATCTGCACGACAAACTCCACACCAAGCTGTTCGACAGCGTACTGGTGGTGAGCGATCGCACGGTGTTAGACGCGCAGCTGAAAGAGGCCTTGTTTGACTTCCAGCGTACCACTGGCGTGGTGGCCAGCATTACCAACGAATCCGGCAGCAAGAGCGCGCAGCTGACCCAGGCATTGAAGGACGGCAAGAAAATCATTGTCTGCACCATCCAGACCTTCCCCTTTGCACTGCAGGCCGTGCAGGAGCTTGCGGCGACCGAGGGCAAGCGTTTCGCAGTGATCGCCGACGAGGCGCACAGCTCGCAGACCGGCGAGGCCGCGGTCAAGCTCAAGCAGGTGCTTTCCGCAGAGGAGTGGGCGCAACTGCAGGATGGTGGGGAAGTCGATACCGAAGCGCTGCTCGCCGCGCAGATGGAAGCACGTGCGAGCGTGAAAGGCCTGACGTACGTGGCTTTCACCGCCACACCCAAGGCCAAGACATTGGAGCTGTTTGGCCGCAAAGCTGAAGACGGACTGCCAAAGCCCTTCCATGTCTACTCGATGCGGCAGGCAATCGAGGAGAAGTTCATCCTCGATGTGCTGAAGAACTACACCACCTATAACCTGGCCTTCAAGCTTGCACACAATGGGCAAGAGTACGACCAGCTCCAAGTAGAGCGAAGTTCGGCGTTGAAAGGGATCATGCAGTGGGTGCGCTTGCATCCCTACAACATCGCCAGCAAGGTGCAGGTAGTGGTAGAGCACTTCCGCGAGAACGTGCAGCCGTTGCTTGGCGGGAAAGCCAAGGCGATGGTCGTGGTCGGCAGTCGCAAGGAGGCAGTGCGCTGGCAAAAGGCCATCCGCAGCTATATTGAGCGGCAGCACTATGCGTTGGGCGTGCTAGTGGCGTTCTCGGGTGAGGTCAATGACCCGGATAGCTTCCCCGATGCAGTCGCCGAATCGAATCAGCTGCTGAACCCGGGCCTGCGTGGGCGTGACATCCGCGAGGTCTTCAAGGAGCCGGACTATCACCTGCTGCTGGTGGCTAACAAGTTCCAGACGGGTTTCGACCAGCCGCTGCTGTGCGGCATGTACGTGGACAAGATGCTGGGCGGGATCCAGGCGGTGCAGACGTTGTCGCGGCTCAATCGTTCCTATCCTGGAAAGGACACGACGTATGTGCTCGATTTCGTCAACGATCCTGCCGAGATCCTGAAGGCCTTCAGAACCTACTACAAGACCGCGGAGCTTGCGTCGGTCACTGATCCGAATCAGGTGTATGACTTGCGTGCGAAGCTGGATGCAGCAGGTTACTACGATAGCTTTGAGGTCGAGCGCGTAGCGCGTGTTGAAATGGATTCTGCGGGCACGCAGAAGCAGCTGGATGCTGCCATTGCGCCTGTGGCCGATCGCCTGCTGAAGCGATACAAGGCTTTGCAGCAAGAGAAGATCGAATCCGAAGCCCGGGATGACCAGAAGACGGCGAAGGCCGCCAAGGATCAGCTGGACGCTTTGATCCTGTTCAAGAACGACATGGGCGCCTATATGCGTCTTTACGCATTCCTTGGCCAGATCTTCGACTATGGCAACACCGACATCGAAAAGCGCTTTCTGTTCTTCCGACGCCTGATTCCGTTGCTCGAATTCGGGCGGGAGCGCGATACAGTGGACCTTTCCAAGGTCGTCCTCACGCACCACACGTTGAAGGGTCGCGGCAAGCAGCCGATGGGCCTCAATCAGGACGGCAGTTACAAGCTGGCGCCGATGGATGCGGTAGGCAGTGGATCAGTACAGGAGAAGCAACAGGCCTACTTGGTGGAAATCATCGAGAAGGTGAATGGCCTTTTCCAAGGGGAGCTGACCGATGATGATCAATTGGTCTACGTTAATGGCGTCATCAAGGGAAAGCTTCTGGAGAACGACACGCTGGTGCAGCAGGCGGGCAGCAACAGCAAGGAGCAGTTCGCCAACTCGCCCGACCTGAAAGAGGCGCTGATGCACGCCATCATGGATGCATTCGAAGCACACCAGACGATGAGCACGCAGGCGTTGGACTCTGAGCGCGTTCGCGATGGGTTGAAGGACATCCTTCTCGGTCCGGCGCAGCTGTATGAGGCGCTGCGAGCACGATCGCTGTCTGGAGAACCGCCCCGACTCCCCTAA
- a CDS encoding DUF4411 family protein, with protein MAYLLDANVFIQAKNLQYGFDFCPAFWDWLVMKHAAGNVFSIRQVGEELQAGEDDLAVWAHARGDAFFLPPDNAVLAAAARVSAWVASQQYEPVAVNTFLQVADYWLVAFALAAGHAVVTHEVPANSTRKIKIPNVCVGLGVRFLTPYQMLRQERARFVLGPPALPAAPAPLI; from the coding sequence ATGGCTTATCTGCTGGATGCAAATGTCTTTATCCAGGCCAAGAACCTGCAATACGGGTTCGATTTCTGCCCGGCGTTCTGGGATTGGCTGGTGATGAAGCATGCGGCCGGGAATGTTTTCAGCATTCGCCAGGTTGGCGAAGAGCTACAGGCCGGTGAGGACGATCTGGCCGTGTGGGCGCACGCGCGCGGCGATGCATTCTTCCTTCCGCCTGACAATGCGGTGTTGGCTGCTGCTGCGCGGGTCAGCGCATGGGTTGCTAGCCAGCAATACGAGCCGGTCGCGGTGAACACCTTTCTGCAGGTCGCCGATTACTGGCTGGTGGCGTTCGCGTTGGCGGCAGGCCACGCCGTGGTGACGCATGAAGTGCCAGCCAATTCAACAAGGAAGATCAAGATTCCCAACGTCTGTGTAGGGCTTGGCGTGCGCTTCTTGACGCCATACCAGATGCTTCGACAGGAACGCGCGCGATTCGTGCTGGGGCCTCCCGCGCTTCCGGCGGCGCCGGCACCATTGATTTAA
- a CDS encoding ImmA/IrrE family metallo-endopeptidase has protein sequence MIRVDVQPELLRWARDRAGLDARALTVRFPKLPEWEAGDLQPTLRQLESYARATHAPVGYFFLPRPPEEPLPIPDFRTIGDRAVARPGADLLDTLYACQARQAWYRDEALVTGQRPLPFIGSMDLSITPERAAEQLRLTLGFSVQARRECPSWTEALRLFIAQADALGVLVMVSGVVGSNNTRILNPEEFRGFALTDALAPLVFINGADSKSAQMFTLAHELAHLWLGQSALSDAGVEGAGRPQHGADVERWCNQVAAELLVPLPVFVAALRDGELLEEALRRLAREFKVSTLVVLRRMLDAGRLSRDAFWQAFRAEQARLAAIQATSSGGGDFYSTTTARVGKRFARSLVESTLEGRTLYRDAFQMLGIAKTGTFNELGRSLGLPT, from the coding sequence ATGATACGAGTTGATGTCCAACCTGAATTGTTGCGCTGGGCGCGGGACCGCGCGGGTCTGGATGCGCGGGCGTTGACAGTGCGGTTCCCAAAGCTGCCGGAGTGGGAGGCGGGTGATCTGCAGCCCACGCTGCGGCAGCTTGAAAGCTATGCGCGTGCGACGCACGCGCCCGTGGGCTACTTCTTCCTGCCGAGGCCGCCCGAGGAACCGCTTCCCATTCCGGACTTTCGTACCATCGGGGATCGTGCCGTCGCCCGGCCGGGCGCCGACCTGCTGGACACGCTCTATGCCTGCCAAGCTCGACAGGCCTGGTATCGCGATGAGGCGCTAGTCACGGGCCAGCGGCCGTTGCCGTTCATCGGAAGCATGGACCTTTCCATTACGCCAGAACGTGCCGCCGAGCAGTTGCGGCTGACGCTGGGGTTCAGCGTGCAGGCGCGACGGGAATGTCCCAGCTGGACCGAGGCATTGCGCTTGTTCATTGCCCAGGCCGACGCGCTTGGCGTGCTGGTGATGGTCAGCGGCGTGGTGGGCAGTAACAACACGCGTATTCTGAATCCTGAGGAATTTCGCGGGTTTGCGTTGACGGACGCGCTGGCGCCGCTGGTGTTTATCAATGGAGCGGATAGCAAGTCCGCGCAGATGTTCACGCTGGCACACGAACTGGCGCATCTGTGGCTTGGGCAATCGGCGTTGAGCGATGCCGGCGTCGAGGGAGCCGGCCGGCCGCAACATGGCGCTGACGTTGAACGCTGGTGCAACCAGGTTGCCGCCGAGTTGCTGGTGCCTTTGCCCGTGTTTGTTGCGGCCCTGCGTGATGGCGAGCTGTTGGAAGAAGCGCTGCGCAGGCTCGCGCGGGAGTTCAAGGTCAGCACGCTGGTGGTGCTGCGCAGGATGCTAGATGCCGGCAGGCTAAGCCGCGATGCCTTCTGGCAGGCATTTCGTGCCGAGCAGGCTCGGTTGGCGGCGATCCAGGCAACAAGCAGTGGTGGTGGCGATTTTTATAGCACGACAACCGCGCGGGTGGGCAAGCGTTTTGCCCGTTCCCTGGTGGAGAGCACGCTCGAAGGCCGTACGCTATATCGCGACGCCTTCCAGATGCTGGGAATCGCGAAGACAGGAACATTCAACGAGCTTGGCCGCTCACTGGGACTGCCGACCTGA
- a CDS encoding GIY-YIG nuclease family protein — MNSHPQTIQIFLPSGDPQGVRVAEITTRIVRMIEVPRSLVAEFLAMPESEQVGVYFLFGEDETSGREQAYIGQSGLLRQRLSEHNTKKDFWNRAVVAVSLTQSLTNTHAIYLEWCSIQQAKEAGRYQLHNGTGGGRPHAPAPMEADCREIHQTLRVLLATMGYPIFEPLRKLQASAAVQKPRYHCRGPETEGLGEYTTEGMVVLKGSTGRFETVASVPDRLIATRKELLEQGVLSARGAQIRFEVDHLFRSPSAASGLLLGRSSNGWDDWKDASGRSLDTVERQAVQDGVGAVSGRHSGEVVVG, encoded by the coding sequence ATGAACAGTCATCCACAGACCATCCAGATCTTTCTCCCCTCCGGGGATCCGCAGGGCGTGCGTGTTGCCGAGATCACCACGCGCATTGTGCGGATGATCGAAGTGCCGCGCAGCCTCGTGGCCGAATTTTTGGCGATGCCGGAGTCTGAGCAGGTGGGCGTGTATTTCCTTTTTGGCGAGGATGAGACGAGTGGTCGCGAGCAGGCTTATATCGGACAGAGTGGACTGCTGAGGCAACGGTTGTCCGAGCACAACACAAAAAAGGATTTCTGGAACCGTGCAGTGGTGGCGGTCTCGTTGACCCAGAGCCTGACCAACACGCATGCAATTTACCTTGAGTGGTGTTCCATCCAGCAAGCCAAAGAGGCCGGGCGTTATCAATTGCACAATGGGACCGGTGGTGGACGGCCGCACGCGCCTGCGCCGATGGAAGCGGATTGCCGCGAGATCCACCAGACACTCCGAGTGCTGCTGGCGACGATGGGCTATCCGATCTTCGAGCCACTGCGAAAGCTACAGGCCTCTGCCGCGGTTCAGAAGCCTCGCTATCACTGCCGTGGTCCAGAGACCGAAGGCCTTGGCGAGTACACCACCGAGGGCATGGTGGTCCTGAAGGGCTCTACTGGACGCTTTGAAACGGTCGCATCAGTCCCTGATCGGTTGATCGCGACGCGTAAGGAGTTGCTGGAGCAGGGGGTGCTATCCGCTCGGGGGGCTCAGATCCGGTTTGAGGTCGACCACCTGTTCCGGTCGCCCAGTGCTGCATCTGGATTGCTGCTGGGTCGCTCGTCCAACGGCTGGGACGATTGGAAAGATGCTTCCGGCCGTTCCTTAGATACGGTTGAGCGACAGGCAGTGCAGGATGGTGTGGGTGCTGTGAGCGGTCGCCATTCGGGCGAAGTCGTTGTTGGGTGA
- a CDS encoding restriction endonuclease subunit S, whose amino-acid sequence MTLPMYPEYRDSGFDWLGEVPAHWGVKRMRFAMQLNPSKAEISSMDRDSEVSFLPMEAIGDNGSLNLERTRPISEVETGYTYFRDGDVSVAKITPCFENGKGALMAGLHYGVGFGTTELIVVRPNPSEVSGPLVNWIFRSPNFREQGTASMYGAGGQKRVPDDFVRNLFWAFPPTDEQAAIAAFLDRETAKIDALIAEQEKLIALLAEKRQATISHAVTKGLNPDAPMKDSGIVWLGDVPAHWDVGKIQSFAKRESGHTPSRQHPEYWEGCTIPWFSLADVWQIRSGKVKYVNETKELVSELGLANSSARLLPRGTVILSRTASVGYSAIMGCEMATTQDFVNWICKQDLLSEFLLYVLRGMQPEFNRLMMGSTHQTIYMTDIARLMMAKPPVEEQQEIINFLEIKVSKLDTLKDEAETGIGLLKERRSALIAAAVTGKIDVRGQVENIAI is encoded by the coding sequence ATGACGTTGCCGATGTATCCGGAGTACAGGGACAGTGGCTTCGATTGGCTTGGCGAGGTGCCAGCGCATTGGGGAGTGAAGCGGATGCGCTTCGCCATGCAGCTCAATCCGTCGAAGGCAGAGATTTCCTCGATGGACCGTGACTCAGAAGTTTCTTTTTTGCCGATGGAGGCCATCGGTGACAACGGTAGTCTCAATCTTGAAAGGACGCGTCCTATTTCCGAGGTGGAAACCGGCTACACATACTTTCGCGATGGCGACGTGTCGGTTGCAAAAATCACTCCGTGTTTCGAGAACGGCAAAGGCGCTTTGATGGCTGGGTTGCACTACGGCGTCGGCTTTGGCACTACCGAGCTGATTGTCGTGCGCCCAAATCCGTCAGAAGTCAGCGGCCCATTGGTGAACTGGATCTTTCGATCACCAAATTTTCGTGAACAGGGAACGGCAAGCATGTATGGCGCAGGCGGACAAAAGCGTGTGCCTGATGATTTCGTGCGTAATCTTTTTTGGGCTTTTCCTCCGACGGATGAGCAGGCCGCCATCGCCGCCTTCCTCGATCGCGAAACCGCCAAGATCGACGCGCTGATTGCCGAGCAGGAAAAACTCATCGCCCTGCTGGCCGAAAAGCGCCAAGCCACCATCTCCCACGCCGTCACTAAAGGCCTGAACCCAGACGCTCCAATGAAGGATTCCGGCATCGTCTGGCTGGGCGATGTGCCGGCGCATTGGGATGTCGGCAAGATTCAATCTTTTGCCAAGCGTGAGTCTGGGCATACGCCAAGCCGGCAGCACCCGGAATACTGGGAAGGATGCACCATTCCGTGGTTCTCACTTGCGGATGTGTGGCAAATTCGATCGGGCAAGGTCAAGTACGTGAACGAAACGAAAGAGTTGGTGAGCGAGCTCGGTCTTGCCAATTCCTCAGCAAGGTTGCTTCCAAGGGGAACTGTAATTCTGTCCCGCACCGCCTCGGTCGGTTATTCCGCCATCATGGGTTGCGAGATGGCTACCACTCAAGATTTCGTGAATTGGATTTGCAAGCAGGATCTTTTGTCGGAATTTCTTCTTTATGTACTTCGAGGTATGCAGCCGGAGTTTAATCGGTTGATGATGGGATCCACCCATCAGACGATTTATATGACGGATATCGCGAGGCTCATGATGGCCAAGCCTCCAGTTGAGGAGCAGCAAGAGATTATTAATTTTCTTGAGATCAAGGTAAGCAAGCTGGACACCCTCAAAGATGAGGCCGAAACTGGTATTGGCCTTCTCAAGGAGCGTCGCAGCGCCCTAATCGCCGCCGCCGTCACAGGCAAGATCGACGTGCGCGGCCAAGTTGAGAACATCGCCATATGA
- a CDS encoding class I SAM-dependent DNA methyltransferase, whose amino-acid sequence MNHASLSAFIWSVADLLRGDYKPHEYGKVILPFTVLRRLDCVLAPTKAAVLKELDAKTKAGLNPEPFLLRKAGQSFYNTSPLNLAKLLGDQDNIRQNLYTYMKAFSPAARDIFERFDFFTQVDRLAKANLLYLVTEKFANIDLHPDAVDNATMGSVFEELIRKFAEISNETAGEHFTPREVIRLMVGLLFIEDDDVLTPGNAVVRTIYDPTAGTGGMLSIAGEYLAEHNPRARLTMYGQELNDESYAICKADMLIKGQAVENIVPGNTLSDDGHAGHKFDYMLSNPPFGVEWKKVEKSVRAEHETKGFDGRFGPGLPRVSDGSMLFLMHLLSKMRPARDGGSRFGIVLNGSPLFTGAAGSGESEIRRYVLENDLVEAIVGLPTDMFYNTGIATYVWILSNKKPDDRKGWVQLIDAGSFWQKMRKSLGSKRKEMAPAHIDTVTRLFGDFAEAELVSVLDAAGNALGQPQLVTNTQAAPQPPEGGRLKRVPIARIFKNEDFGYTTITVERPLKDEAGNVVLGLKGKQKGKPQPDSALRDTENVPLDQDISEYFAREVLPHAPDAWIDEDKNKVGYEIPFNRHFYVFEPPRSLHTIDEELKAVTASIMKMLGELAE is encoded by the coding sequence TTGAACCACGCTTCCCTTTCCGCCTTCATCTGGTCTGTTGCTGACCTGCTGCGCGGTGATTACAAACCGCATGAGTATGGCAAGGTCATCCTGCCGTTCACTGTGCTGCGCCGTCTGGACTGCGTGCTCGCGCCAACCAAGGCTGCCGTCCTGAAAGAACTGGATGCCAAGACCAAAGCTGGCCTGAATCCTGAGCCCTTCCTGCTGCGTAAGGCTGGGCAAAGCTTCTACAACACCTCGCCGCTGAACCTGGCCAAGCTGCTGGGCGACCAGGACAACATCCGCCAGAACCTCTATACCTACATGAAGGCGTTTTCGCCGGCGGCGCGCGATATCTTCGAGCGATTTGATTTTTTTACCCAGGTCGACCGACTAGCCAAGGCCAACCTGCTGTACCTGGTCACCGAGAAGTTCGCCAATATCGACCTGCACCCCGATGCGGTGGACAACGCCACCATGGGCTCGGTGTTCGAAGAACTGATCCGCAAGTTCGCGGAAATCTCCAACGAGACCGCCGGCGAGCACTTCACGCCGCGCGAGGTCATCCGGCTGATGGTCGGCCTGCTGTTCATCGAGGACGACGACGTGCTGACGCCCGGCAATGCCGTGGTGCGCACCATCTACGACCCCACCGCTGGCACCGGCGGCATGCTGTCCATCGCCGGCGAATACCTGGCCGAGCACAACCCGCGGGCGCGGCTGACCATGTACGGCCAGGAGCTCAACGACGAGTCCTACGCCATCTGCAAGGCCGACATGCTGATCAAAGGCCAGGCGGTGGAGAACATCGTCCCCGGCAATACGCTCAGTGATGATGGCCACGCCGGGCATAAGTTCGACTACATGCTGTCCAACCCGCCGTTCGGCGTGGAATGGAAGAAGGTCGAAAAGAGCGTGCGTGCCGAGCACGAAACCAAGGGCTTCGATGGCCGCTTCGGCCCCGGCCTGCCGCGGGTGTCCGATGGCTCGATGCTGTTCCTGATGCACCTGCTCAGCAAGATGCGCCCGGCGCGCGACGGCGGCAGCCGTTTCGGCATCGTGCTCAATGGCTCCCCATTGTTCACCGGCGCCGCTGGCAGCGGCGAAAGCGAGATCCGTCGCTATGTGCTGGAAAACGACTTGGTGGAAGCCATCGTCGGCCTGCCCACCGACATGTTCTACAACACCGGCATCGCCACCTATGTGTGGATCCTGTCCAACAAGAAGCCCGACGACCGAAAGGGCTGGGTGCAGCTGATCGATGCCGGCAGCTTCTGGCAGAAGATGCGCAAGAGCCTGGGTTCCAAGCGCAAGGAGATGGCGCCGGCCCATATCGACACCGTCACCCGCCTGTTTGGCGACTTTGCCGAGGCCGAGCTGGTCAGCGTGCTCGACGCCGCCGGCAACGCGCTGGGCCAGCCGCAGCTGGTGACCAATACGCAGGCCGCACCGCAGCCCCCGGAAGGCGGCCGCCTCAAGCGCGTTCCCATCGCGCGCATCTTCAAGAACGAGGATTTCGGCTACACCACCATCACCGTCGAGCGCCCGTTGAAGGACGAGGCCGGCAACGTGGTGCTGGGCCTCAAGGGCAAGCAGAAGGGCAAGCCGCAGCCGGACAGCGCCCTGCGCGATACCGAGAACGTGCCCTTGGATCAAGATATCAGCGAATACTTCGCCCGCGAAGTGCTGCCGCATGCGCCGGATGCGTGGATCGACGAGGACAAGAACAAGGTAGGCTACGAGATCCCATTCAACCGCCACTTCTACGTGTTCGAGCCGCCGCGCAGCCTGCACACCATCGATGAGGAACTGAAGGCGGTGACGGCCAGCATCATGAAAATGCTGGGGGAACTGGCGGAATGA